CTGGAGGTCTTCTTTCCGTTCGAGGTAGAGGCTACTCGTCAAGTGGTCGAGAACAACCACATCCAGATCAGAAGTGCTCGAAAATGAGAAGATAACGAAAGGGCCAGTGATGCCGACATGCTCGCCGGCCCTGAACGGCAGCACCTGAAGACGGACTTGGGGCAGCCGGGCCGCCTCCATCAGCCGGCTCAGCTGCCGCGCCATCACCTCGGGCCCGCCGATCTCCCGGCGCAGCACCGCCTCGTCCAGCACCGCGCTCAGCTTCAGCGGCGGATCCGCGCGCAGCACGTCCTGCCTGGCCAGACGCACCGCGACCAGCGCGTCGAGGCGGTCGTCGGTGTCGCCGTCGAGCCCGCCGACGGCGGCCCGGGTCACCGCCCGGGCGTACTCGGGCGTCTGGAGCAGGCCGGGCACCACCGACGTCTCCAGCGTGCGCATCGCCCTCGCCTGGGACTCCAGGCTGATGAAGTCCCGGTACGTCGGCGGCAGTACTCCGCGGTACGCGTGCCACCAGTGATGCCGGCCGCCGCCCTCGTCGGAGCCCGCCAACACCACCAGCAGCTCCCGCAGTTGGGCGTCCTCCACGCCGTAGACGTCGAGCAGTAACCGCACATCGGCCGGTTTCACCCCGCTGGCGCCGGTTTCGATCCGGCTCACCTTGGATTGATGCCAGCCCGCCAGCCGGGCCGCCTCACCGCTGGTGAGCCCCGCCCCGGTGCGTAACGCACGCAGTTCCGCGCCCAGTTTCCGGCGGCGTACCGCGGGACCGTGCTGCATGGGCTACTCCTTACTCCAACCGAGCCACCCAAATACGGTCTGCCGTCGCAGAGTTCACCGCTTCGAGCGACAGATATATGCATATCTTGGTGGATCGCCACCCGTGACGGGTGCGGTAATGGCAGTCTGGCGACGAAGCACCAGTCCGGGACCGTACTCGAACCATCCGCTCCGTGTCGGACTACGGTCCCGTGGGAAAGGGACGACGTCGCCATGGCAGATCACCTGGAAGCATCCGTCACTCTGCCGAGCGATCCCGCCTCGGTCTCCGCGGCCCGGGCCTACGTGCTCACCACCCTCGCCGAATGGGGCCTGCCACCGGACACGGAAGTGGCCGACACCATCCGCCTGATCGTCTCCGAACTCACCACCAACGCCGTACAGCACACCCTCGGCCAGTCACCCACCTTCACGGTGGACCTCGCGCTCGACCGTGACGAACACCTGCGCATCGGTGTCACCGACAGCCATCCGCGTTTCCCCAAGCGGCTGCCGGCCGCCGTGCAGCAGGACAACGGACGCGGCATGGTGATCATCCGCTGGCTGACCGCGGAATGCGGCGGCAAGCTGAGAGTGCGCCCCACCCGCGAGGGCGGCAAGACCGTCTCCATCGAACTGCCGTGGACGGTCCCCGCCGAACCGGTCGCCGCAGCGGGACCGCAGGAGTCCTGACCCTTCACGGCTGCAGCGGCTGCCCGGAGCGGGCGAACGTGCCGCGCAGCAGAGCCCGGAAGGCGTCCGCGGCGGGAGCCGCCTCGTCGCCGCGGTAGGCGACCGAGATCGTACGGCGCAACCGCCCGCCTTCCAGCGCGCGCACCCCCACCGGAGCGACCGACGTGCGCGCCACCATCTCCGGTACGACCGCGACTCCGAGCCCCGCACTGGCCAGGGCGCACACCAGCAGATACCCCGGCGTCGCCACCAGCACCGACGGCATGGCCCCCGCCTCGGTCAGCGCCGCCTCCACACCCCGCCGAGCCGGAGCGTCCGGCGCCATGCTGATCAGCGGCTGCCCGGCCAGCTCGGTCAGCGGCAGCCGCGTGGCGCCGCTGGTGAGCACATGGCCCGGCGCGGACACCAGGACCAGTTCCTCGACGAGGATCGGCTCGACGCCCACCGACGCGGGCAGCGGGGCCGGTTCCGCGGGCTCGTAGGTGTGCGTCAGCGCCAGATCGACCTCGCCCGCCGCCACCGCGGCGACACCGGCCGACGGTTCGTAGTCGGCGACCGTCAGCTCCACGTCCGGATGCGCCCGGCGGAAGGCGCTCAGGGCCGGCGGCAGCAGATGGATGCCGGCCGTCTGGAAGGTGCCGAGCCGCAGCGTGCCGCCGGACAGGCCGGTCAGCCGGGCCAGCTCGTGCCGGGCCCGGTCCAGCTCGTCGAGCACCCGCCGCGCCCGGGCCACCAGCAGCTCACCCGCACCCGTCAGCCGCGTGCCCCTGTGATGCCGTACCAGAAGGGCCGTGCCCGCCTCGCGCTCCAGCTTGGCCAGCTGCTGGGAGAGCGCGGGCGTGGTGTACCCCAGCCGTTCGGCGGCGCGGGTGATCGAGCCGGCCTCCGCGACCGCCACCAGGGCGGCGAGCCGGACCGGGTCGTACATGCGGCCCTCCCTCCGCGTCGGTCACGCATCTGCCTTAAGAAGTGCTTTAGGGATTGCCAGAATATTCGAAATACCTACTGAAGGCTTGCGGGCGGCACGCTGGGGTCCATGGACGCTCAGCTCATCGCCTTCACCGGTGTCTCCGCCGGCCTGGTCGCCATGCCCGGGGCCGACTTCACCGTCGTCGTACGCAACGCCCTCGTCTCCCGCCGGGCCGGCATCGCCTGTGCGCTCGGGATCGGCGCGGGGCTGCTGGTGCACGTGACGATGGCGGTCGTCGGCGTGGCGGCGGTCCTGGCCGCCGTACCGGCGCTGTTCCGCGCGCTCCAGCTGGTCGGCGGCGTCTATGTGCTGTACCTGGGCGTGCAGACCCTGCGGCAGCGGCCCACCGAAGTCGTTGACACGCGCGAGGAGTCCACCGCGCGGCCACTGCGACAGGGCTTCGTGACCAACGCCCTCAACCCGAAGGCGTCCCTCACGTTCCTCAGCGTGCTGCCGCAGTTCGTGCCCGCGGGCGCTCCGGCCCTGCCCCGGACACTGCTGCTGGCCATGATCGTGCTGGCCATCGCCCTGGTGTGGTTCCAGGTGGTCGCCCTGCTGGTGGACCGGCTCGGCAGATGGCTG
The DNA window shown above is from Streptomyces chartreusis and carries:
- a CDS encoding LysR family transcriptional regulator — translated: MYDPVRLAALVAVAEAGSITRAAERLGYTTPALSQQLAKLEREAGTALLVRHHRGTRLTGAGELLVARARRVLDELDRARHELARLTGLSGGTLRLGTFQTAGIHLLPPALSAFRRAHPDVELTVADYEPSAGVAAVAAGEVDLALTHTYEPAEPAPLPASVGVEPILVEELVLVSAPGHVLTSGATRLPLTELAGQPLISMAPDAPARRGVEAALTEAGAMPSVLVATPGYLLVCALASAGLGVAVVPEMVARTSVAPVGVRALEGGRLRRTISVAYRGDEAAPAADAFRALLRGTFARSGQPLQP
- a CDS encoding ATP-binding protein, which encodes MADHLEASVTLPSDPASVSAARAYVLTTLAEWGLPPDTEVADTIRLIVSELTTNAVQHTLGQSPTFTVDLALDRDEHLRIGVTDSHPRFPKRLPAAVQQDNGRGMVIIRWLTAECGGKLRVRPTREGGKTVSIELPWTVPAEPVAAAGPQES
- a CDS encoding LysE family translocator yields the protein MDAQLIAFTGVSAGLVAMPGADFTVVVRNALVSRRAGIACALGIGAGLLVHVTMAVVGVAAVLAAVPALFRALQLVGGVYVLYLGVQTLRQRPTEVVDTREESTARPLRQGFVTNALNPKASLTFLSVLPQFVPAGAPALPRTLLLAMIVLAIALVWFQVVALLVDRLGRWLRRPRAARAVTVATGAALTAFGAALLAGPLLAL
- a CDS encoding helix-turn-helix domain-containing protein; amino-acid sequence: MQHGPAVRRRKLGAELRALRTGAGLTSGEAARLAGWHQSKVSRIETGASGVKPADVRLLLDVYGVEDAQLRELLVVLAGSDEGGGRHHWWHAYRGVLPPTYRDFISLESQARAMRTLETSVVPGLLQTPEYARAVTRAAVGGLDGDTDDRLDALVAVRLARQDVLRADPPLKLSAVLDEAVLRREIGGPEVMARQLSRLMEAARLPQVRLQVLPFRAGEHVGITGPFVIFSFSSTSDLDVVVLDHLTSSLYLERKEDLQAYTEAFNTLRIHALSPEESLDYIAALGGGV